The sequence below is a genomic window from Sphingobacterium sp. ML3W.
TATCAATTTGATAAAACATGGAATATGGTCATTCCTCTTAAAGAATAAAAGATTAGTTCAGCTTTCCACTGTTTTCGACAGTATAGGTCACCCAAGTGTGCTCTCAGGTTCTACAGAAGGTTTATCGGTCACTTAGACTCATACAAATGAAAAAGAGTTCGGCAAATTGCGAACTCTTTTTTTTAAAATTAATTATCATTATTTTGTGCGTGAAATTTAAGTTTCTTCAGCCATCTCTTTTACTTTAGCCATTGCCAGCGGCCAAGTGTCTTCCATATATGACACATATTGGTCATTCATATCCATATTAACCAGCCAAACCGTTGTATCACCCACCTCCTTTAAGGTGTAATTTTCCAATGCATCTCCCCACTGCTCACCTTTATAGGTTGTAGGATCTTCGACCCCATCTTTAACTTCTCCTAAATGATGAATGGAAAGAAATTTCCCTGGAATACTTTCAACAATCTCTGATACCATACCATTTCCTGTACCATCATGAAATAAGGCTTTGCTGCCTTTTTTCCAATCCGTTTCGACACTTGAACCCGCAGCAAATGGTGCAGTCCATTTCCCGTAAGAATCTTTGCCTATGATAATTTGCCAAACTTTTTCGGGATTGGCATTAATAACGATACTGAATTCTAATTTTTTCATCTTGCGCTATTTTAAGAAAAGTAATTTTGCTAGCTTTATTTTAGATATCTATATATTCGTCGTTAGCTTTATAAATTTCGCAATTAAATCTTAAAGTACAAAGCGCTACAAAACATTTAACTGACATCATTTTTTAACTGGACTTATT
It includes:
- a CDS encoding SRPBCC domain-containing protein — encoded protein: MKKLEFSIVINANPEKVWQIIIGKDSYGKWTAPFAAGSSVETDWKKGSKALFHDGTGNGMVSEIVESIPGKFLSIHHLGEVKDGVEDPTTYKGEQWGDALENYTLKEVGDTTVWLVNMDMNDQYVSYMEDTWPLAMAKVKEMAEET